A single window of Triplophysa rosa linkage group LG2, Trosa_1v2, whole genome shotgun sequence DNA harbors:
- the tbx5b gene encoding T-box transcription factor TBX5b, protein MSHLELGSVLSCSARNSPAIDFEKDRNSGHHSRKRAGSPPPQIQLSQQGMEGIKVYLHERDLWAKFHDVSTEMIITKAGRRMFPSCKVKVTGLNPKAKYILLMDIISADEHRYKFADNKWSINGKAEPAIPGRLYVHPDSPASGAHWMRQLVSFQKLKLTNNHLDPFGHIILNSMHKYQPRLHIVKADERNSFGSSNTSFCTHSFPETAFIAVTSYQNHTITQLKIENNPFAKGFRGNDDIELHRMSRTPSKEYPLVPRSTARQKVAPPSPDCPSQSEYTVAQKPSPGYACSDTSGDHEHNLTETPPINDPTYHLFTYQLSPEVDPVHSAPCSMDMAQNEPCMYGGSQMGIEDLRWASYMENTIYQSFSSAKELGGSFGPTPDFSQELYPQYTCEVGVQSHCMMTDFSIYACNRSFSQNQQPNSWCGGS, encoded by the exons ATGTCGCATTTAGAGTTGGGATCTGTACTGTCCTGTTCTGCCCGCAATTCTCCAGCGATTGATTTTGAGAAAGACAGAAATTCAGGACATCACAGCCGGAAAAGAGCCGGGTCGCCACCACCGCAAATTCAGCTCTCCCAACAG GGCATGGAAGGAATCAAAGTTTATTTGCACGAAAGAGATCTGTGGGCAAAATTTCATGATGTCAGTACAGAGATGATCATCACTAAAGCTGGCAG ACGAATGTTTCCCAGCTGCAAGGTGAAAGTAACAGGTCTTAACCCTAAAGCAAAATATATCTTACTGATGGACATTATTTCAGCCGACGAGCACCGGTATAAGTTTGCCGACAACAAATG GTCCATCAATGGTAAAGCTGAGCCTGCAATTCCAGGCAGACTTTATGTCCACCCAGACTCACCAGCTTCAGGTGCTCACTGGATGAGACAGCTTGTCTCTTTCCAGAAACTCAAACTTACCAACAACCACCTGGACCCTTTCGGACAT ATCATATTAAACTCCATGCACAAATACCAGCCTCGGCTACACATAGTAAAGGCTGATGAGAGGAACAGCTTTGGCTCCAGCAACACGAGTTTCTGCACACACTCCTTTCCAGAGACGGCGTTCATCGCTGTGACTTCCTACCAGAACCACACA ATCACTCAATTGAAGATCGAGAATAATCCGTTTGCCAAAGGCTTCCGTGGAAATGATGATATCGAGCTGCATCGCATGTCCCGTACACCGAG TAAGGAGTACCCACTTGTTCCACGTAGTACTGCCAGACAGAAGGTGGCTCCACCCTCCCCAGACTGTCCATCTCAGTCTGAGTACACCGTGGCTCAGAAACCCAGCCCAGGCTATGCCTGCTCTGACACTTCAG GTGATCATGAACACAACCTCACTGAAACTCCTCCCATCAATGACCCCACCTACCACCTCTTCACCTATCAACTTTCTCCTGAAGTGGACCCTGTGCACAGTGCTCCCTGCAGTATGGATATGGCGCAGAATGAGCCTTGCATGTATGGAGGGTCTCAGATGGGCATAGAGGACCTCAGGTGGGCATCTTATATGGAAAACACAATTTATCAAAGCTTTTCCTCTGCTAAAGAATTGGGTGGGTCATTTGGCCCCACCCCTGACTTCTCTCAGGAACTGTATCCACAATACACCTGTGAGGTGGGTGTCCAGTCACACTGCATGATGACTGATTTCTCAATTTATGCCTGCAATCGATCGTTCAGCCAAAATCAACAACCAAACAGCTGGTGTGGGGGCAGCTGA
- the prps1a gene encoding ribose-phosphate pyrophosphokinase 1a isoform X1: protein MPNIKIFSGSSHPDLSQKIADRLGLELGKVVTKKFSNQETCVEIGESVRGEDVYIVQSGCGEINDNLMELLIMINACKIASASRVTAVIPCFPYARQDKKDKVGSRAPISAKLVANMLSVAGADHIITMDLHASQIQGFFDIPVDNLYAEPAVLKWIKENINEWKNCTIVSPDAGGAKRVTSIADRLNVDFALIHKERKKANEVDRMVLVGDVKDRVAILVDDMADTCGTICHAADKLVSAGATKVYAILTHGIFSGPAISRINNANFEAVVVTNTIPQEDKIKHCSKIQVIDISMILAEAIRRTHNGESVSYLFSHVPL from the exons ATGCCAAACATAAAGATTTTTAGCGGCAGTTCTCATCCGGATCTGTCGCAGAAGATCGCCGATCGACTTGGACTCGAGCTGGGAAAAGTGGTCACTAAAAAATTTAGTAACCAAGAGACTTG tgtTGAGATTGGGGAAAGTGTCCGTGGAGAAGATGTCTACATTGTTCAAAGTGGCTGCGGGGAGATCAACGACAATCTCATGGAGCTGCTCATCATGATCAACGCGTGTAAGATTGCGTCTGCGTCCAGGGTTACAGCTGTCATTCCCTGCTTCCCCTATGCCAGGCAGGACAAGAAGGACAAGGTGGGG AGTCGAGCTCCAATCTCAGCCAAGCTGGTTGCCAACATGCTGTCTGTCGCTGGAGCCGACCACATCATCACCATGGACCTGCATGCTTCTCAAATACAG GGGTTCTTTGACATCCCGGTTGATAATCTGTATGCTGAGCCTGCAGTCCTCAAATGGATCAAAGAAAATATCAATGAATGGAAGAATTGCACCATTGTCTCTCCTGATGCTGGTGGAGCCAAGAG AGTGACATCCATCGCAGATCGGCTGAACGTGGACTTTGCTCTTATCCACAAAGAGCGGAAGAAAGCGAACGAGGTAGACCGGATGGTGCTGGTTGGGGATGTGAAGGACCGAGTGGCCATTTTGGTCGATGACATGGCAGACACGTGTGGGACAATATGCCACGCAGCTGACAA GCTGGTGTCTGCAGGGGCCACTAAAGTGTATGCTATTTTGACTCATGGTATCTTCTCGGGGCCTGCCATTTCGCGGATCAACAATGCCAACTTTGAGGCGGTGGTGGTCACCAATACAATTCCACAGGAGGACAAAATCAAACACTGCAGCAAGATTCAG GTGATTGACATTTCTATGATCCTGGCGGAAGCAATTAGACGGACACATAACGGAGAGTCGGTGTCATATCTGTTTAGCCATGTGCCCTTATAa
- the prps1a gene encoding ribose-phosphate pyrophosphokinase 1a isoform X2, whose product MPNIKIFSGSSHPDLSQKIADRLGLELGKVVTKKFSNQETCVEIGESVRGEDVYIVQSGCGEINDNLMELLIMINACKIASASRVTAVIPCFPYARQDKKDKSRAPISAKLVANMLSVAGADHIITMDLHASQIQGFFDIPVDNLYAEPAVLKWIKENINEWKNCTIVSPDAGGAKRVTSIADRLNVDFALIHKERKKANEVDRMVLVGDVKDRVAILVDDMADTCGTICHAADKLVSAGATKVYAILTHGIFSGPAISRINNANFEAVVVTNTIPQEDKIKHCSKIQVIDISMILAEAIRRTHNGESVSYLFSHVPL is encoded by the exons ATGCCAAACATAAAGATTTTTAGCGGCAGTTCTCATCCGGATCTGTCGCAGAAGATCGCCGATCGACTTGGACTCGAGCTGGGAAAAGTGGTCACTAAAAAATTTAGTAACCAAGAGACTTG tgtTGAGATTGGGGAAAGTGTCCGTGGAGAAGATGTCTACATTGTTCAAAGTGGCTGCGGGGAGATCAACGACAATCTCATGGAGCTGCTCATCATGATCAACGCGTGTAAGATTGCGTCTGCGTCCAGGGTTACAGCTGTCATTCCCTGCTTCCCCTATGCCAGGCAGGACAAGAAGGACAAG AGTCGAGCTCCAATCTCAGCCAAGCTGGTTGCCAACATGCTGTCTGTCGCTGGAGCCGACCACATCATCACCATGGACCTGCATGCTTCTCAAATACAG GGGTTCTTTGACATCCCGGTTGATAATCTGTATGCTGAGCCTGCAGTCCTCAAATGGATCAAAGAAAATATCAATGAATGGAAGAATTGCACCATTGTCTCTCCTGATGCTGGTGGAGCCAAGAG AGTGACATCCATCGCAGATCGGCTGAACGTGGACTTTGCTCTTATCCACAAAGAGCGGAAGAAAGCGAACGAGGTAGACCGGATGGTGCTGGTTGGGGATGTGAAGGACCGAGTGGCCATTTTGGTCGATGACATGGCAGACACGTGTGGGACAATATGCCACGCAGCTGACAA GCTGGTGTCTGCAGGGGCCACTAAAGTGTATGCTATTTTGACTCATGGTATCTTCTCGGGGCCTGCCATTTCGCGGATCAACAATGCCAACTTTGAGGCGGTGGTGGTCACCAATACAATTCCACAGGAGGACAAAATCAAACACTGCAGCAAGATTCAG GTGATTGACATTTCTATGATCCTGGCGGAAGCAATTAGACGGACACATAACGGAGAGTCGGTGTCATATCTGTTTAGCCATGTGCCCTTATAa
- the prps1a gene encoding ribose-phosphate pyrophosphokinase 1a isoform X3 has protein sequence MELLIMINACKIASASRVTAVIPCFPYARQDKKDKVGSRAPISAKLVANMLSVAGADHIITMDLHASQIQGFFDIPVDNLYAEPAVLKWIKENINEWKNCTIVSPDAGGAKRVTSIADRLNVDFALIHKERKKANEVDRMVLVGDVKDRVAILVDDMADTCGTICHAADKLVSAGATKVYAILTHGIFSGPAISRINNANFEAVVVTNTIPQEDKIKHCSKIQVIDISMILAEAIRRTHNGESVSYLFSHVPL, from the exons ATGGAGCTGCTCATCATGATCAACGCGTGTAAGATTGCGTCTGCGTCCAGGGTTACAGCTGTCATTCCCTGCTTCCCCTATGCCAGGCAGGACAAGAAGGACAAGGTGGGG AGTCGAGCTCCAATCTCAGCCAAGCTGGTTGCCAACATGCTGTCTGTCGCTGGAGCCGACCACATCATCACCATGGACCTGCATGCTTCTCAAATACAG GGGTTCTTTGACATCCCGGTTGATAATCTGTATGCTGAGCCTGCAGTCCTCAAATGGATCAAAGAAAATATCAATGAATGGAAGAATTGCACCATTGTCTCTCCTGATGCTGGTGGAGCCAAGAG AGTGACATCCATCGCAGATCGGCTGAACGTGGACTTTGCTCTTATCCACAAAGAGCGGAAGAAAGCGAACGAGGTAGACCGGATGGTGCTGGTTGGGGATGTGAAGGACCGAGTGGCCATTTTGGTCGATGACATGGCAGACACGTGTGGGACAATATGCCACGCAGCTGACAA GCTGGTGTCTGCAGGGGCCACTAAAGTGTATGCTATTTTGACTCATGGTATCTTCTCGGGGCCTGCCATTTCGCGGATCAACAATGCCAACTTTGAGGCGGTGGTGGTCACCAATACAATTCCACAGGAGGACAAAATCAAACACTGCAGCAAGATTCAG GTGATTGACATTTCTATGATCCTGGCGGAAGCAATTAGACGGACACATAACGGAGAGTCGGTGTCATATCTGTTTAGCCATGTGCCCTTATAa
- the nexmifa gene encoding LOW QUALITY PROTEIN: neurite extension and migration factor (The sequence of the model RefSeq protein was modified relative to this genomic sequence to represent the inferred CDS: inserted 1 base in 1 codon): MDVIPESRFSGADHSPCPGDTNENEPHDPLADVSHDLRRCDDIEPAVLSLPPLCAQSQTTEGPLSPADLHDGSVSNTTSLSSLSSFSSLSSLSSLSSVPCSKPVTPWSVPQICERSSLSNMDSRGGDCLSCLIPKNPSEPESCESVLNFSSINLQCLGPTPSTGRYGDQVLSDQLLSGPAHPSGTSDGAEEGRSTQESESDEDPASRSIYEGLGEESQDWSCLETLISESRMELLDLCSRSELAVNLFCEEDVENYMFQEEETALSADVCSLKIRYESYQDGVEERSESALQDESQLGFFPSLPCSRKEPKEKLDQSTEIKTDDHVTPNISPDSNFLFDLSNSPEDSGEFSDDSSCTGSPDHGLSLRHGRLSRENSSSSSQLSYRLRAKRKVAYREDYLYDVDSIESERNAEKRDKQPTGLKKERDDDWCPKKKRRSNRREPPVIIKYIIINRFKGQRHMRVRLGRVDPSPAAVCLSPNALLHYERLAPLKAYWQKREKEQEERNRLTATERNKRLNGCKRPSAMPKRKHRMARLRIQQIHAVENSLPCQTIVVSTNNQTGGTESLKSTEEPKEDITSIKYTARAKSRTQEREERRKAGKTGKIKKFKSEARLRLKKEAETQEVPEGSEIEQCTTCLPENLNDSLEGNVVSNDTSSSDPEKCTLTPTAPGTAGNADLFPGGYLQTLLEASESSNNGNITYFHSGLQNATVQTIQTCVLSPPSESELPHSPPPVHGPHHTQYAEPNLTEPNQAISWPSQPSAEQLPFSPDIPTQSPVMPSGFPTLLPVLAGDGTPVAGYGQVSLSGCRQMTPYEESQPDADYGMSPAVSRTDSGVGRLVSFNSLGSLSATSSNYSSLSLREGEREEEIGEINNGFLPHCSPRLVLQQSLEEVAPLRESTDLLDISNFTPDKFRHSSLSEMSPPDTPNSSPQLLGNCGKVGEFSEPGETNVQWSCGVVPQLDQDGGGNTHLLQIHSFNTEEEKEGLRDHKVSTKKGGKNGQGAKKTKTSKIVKGEKVKLPRQGSRSVRKIKALLEGKAAKNGRGSGSGASSPTPSLGVIGAQGEWPNNGGLSNDDQREFQEPSNILSNIVSGMAEVQRFMRASVEPLWGPCLSPGQHALQSQTLKILGSAADLKKRGGASGGGKGKKGGGRGAKTLPKLLPPGFFPPLGLDCLPLPHRPAHKKMYRHKSSTKFAREELLAGKRDIKGVALTALVEKRSYNTLCVKSVSQHQAQRXAMSLRKWLPSVQGSKVLCSIL; encoded by the exons ATGGATGTTATACCAGAGTCCCGATTCTCAGGGGCAGATCACAGCCCCTGCCCAGGAGATACTAATGAAAATG AACCACATGACCCGTTGGCAGATGTGTCACATGATCTGAGGCGCTGTGATGACATTGAGCCTGCTGTGCTGTCCCTTCCCCCCCTCTGCGCCCAGAGTCAGACAACTGAAGGGCCTCTTAGCCCAGCTGACTTACATGATGGGTCTGTCTCCAACACCACCTCtttgtcctctctctcttcattctcTTCTCTATCCtccctctcatctctctcttctgtgccctgttccaaacctgtgacACCCTGGTCTGTGCCGCAGATCTGTGAAAGGTCATCTCTCTCTAACATGGACTCCAGGGGTGGGGACTGCCTTAGCTGTCTGATCCCCAAAAACCCATCTGAACCGGAATCCTGTGAGTCCGTGCTCAACTTTTCTAGTATTAACTTGCAATGCCTTGGCCCCACCCCCAGCACAGGTCGCTATGGTGACCAGGTTCTGTCTGACCAGCTACTCAGTGGCCCCGCCCATCCATCTGGAACCAGTGATGGGGCTGAGGAGGGGAGGTCGACGCAGGAGAGTGAATCGGATGAGGACCCTGCATCCAGGAGCATATATGAAGGTCTTGGAGAGGAATCACAGGACTGGAGCTGTTTAGAGACTCTCATCAGTGAGAGCCGTATGGAGCTGTTGGACTTATGCTCCCGCAGCGAACTTGCAGTCAATCTGTTCTGTGAGGAAGATGTGGAGAATTACATGTTTCAGGAGGAGGAGACAGCACTCAGTGCTGACGTCTGCTCACTCAAGATACGCTATGAGTCCTATCAGGATGGAGTGGAGGAAAGGAGTGAGTCTGCCCTGCAGGATGAATCTCAGCTAGGCTTCTTTCCCAGCTTACCTTGCAGTAGAAAGGAGCCAAAAGAGAAACTAGACCAATCAACTGAGATTAAAACTGATGATCATGTGACCCCCAACATTAGCCCAGACAGTAACTTTCTTTTTGATCTCAGTAACTCGCCAGAAGATTCTGGTGAATTTAGTGATGACAGCTCCTGCACGGGCTCCCCCGACCACGGACTCTCACTTCGCCATGGCCGCCTGTCCAGAGAAAACTCGAGCTCATCCAGCCAACTAAGCTACCGCCTCCGGGCTAAGAGGAAGGTGGCCTACCGGGAAGATTACCTGTATGACGTAGACTCAATAGAAAGTGAGAGGAATGCAGAGAAACGTGACAAACAGCCTACAGGGCTCAAGAAAGAGCGTGATGATGACTGGTGTCCAAAGAAGAAACGACGGTCTAATCGGAGGGAGCCCCCTGTCATCATAAAATACATCATCATCAACCGTTTTAAAGGCCAGAGGCACATGAGAGTGAGGCTGGGACGAGTTGACCCATCACCTGCTGCGGTCTGTCTGAGCCCAAATGCCCTTCTGCACTATGAGAGACTTGCACCATTAAAAGCCTACTGGCAGAAAAGAGAGAAGGAACAAGAGGAACGGAATAGATTGACAGCTACAGAAAGAAACAAACGTCTCAATGGCTGTAAGAGACCAAGCGCTATGCCCAAACGAAAGCACAGGATGGCCAGACTTCGAATCCAGCAGATCCATGCAGTAGAGAATTCCCTCCCATGCCAAACTATAGTCGTCTCCACCAACAATCAGACCGGGGGGACTGAATCATTGAAAAGCACAGAGGAACCAAAAGAGGACATTACCTCCATTAAATACACTGCCAGGGCTAAAAGCAGAACGCAGGAGAGGGAGGAAAGACGGAAGGCAGGTAAAACAGGGAAGATTAAAAAATTCAAAAGTGAAGCAAGGCTTAGGTTGAAAAAAGAGGCTGAAACACAGGAAGTCCCTGAAGGCTCGGAGATTGAGCAGTGCACCACATGTTTACCAGAAAACCTAAATGACTCTTTGGAAGGTAATGTTGTTTCAAATGACACCTCCAGTAGTGATCCTGAAAAATGCACTTTGACTCCAACTGCTCCAGGGACTGCTGGAAATGCAGACCTATTCCCAGGAGGATACCTACAGACACTTCTGGAAGCTTCTGAGTCATCAAACAATGGTAACATTACATATTTCCATTCAGGGCTGCAGAATGCCACAGTGCAGACCATTCAGACCTGTGTCCTATCTCCCCCCTCTGAATCCGAGCTACCCCACTCTCCTCCACCTGTGCATGGGCCACACCACACTCAGTATGCTGAGCCCAACCTTACTGAACCAAACCAAGCCATTTCATGGCCATCCCAGCCGTCTGCTGAACAGCTGCCCTTCTCCCCTGACATCCCAACACAGTCTCCCGTGATGCCATCAGGCTTTCCCACACTGTTACCTGTGTTAGCAGGAGATGGCACACCTGTGGCAGGGTATGGTCAAGTGTCTCTATCAGGGTGCAGACAAATGACGCCATATGAGGAGTCCCAACCTGATGCTGATTATGGGATGAGTCCAGCGGTGTCTCGAACTGACAGTGGTGTGGGACGACTAGTAAGCTTTAACTCCTTAGGGTCACTTTCAGCCACCTCTAGCAATTATAGCTCACTCAGTCTgagagaaggagaaagagaggaggAGATTGGTGAGATAAACAATGGATTTCTACCACACTGCAGCCCCCGACTTGTCCTGCAGCAAAGTCTTGAGGAGGTTGCTCCACTTCGAGAGTCCACCGACCTCCTGGATATCTCCAACTTTACTCCTGACAAATTCCGTCATTCGTCACTATCTGAGATGTCCCCACCAGACACACCCAACTCTTCACCACAGCTTCTGGGGAATTGTGGAAAAGTTGGAGAGTTCTCAGAGCCGGGAGAAACAAATGTACAGTGGAGTTGCGGAGTTGTCCCGCAGCTTGATCAAGATGGAGGAGGAAACACGCACCTCCTTCAGATACACTCTTTTAACACAGAGGAGGAAAAAGAGGGGCTTAGGGATCACAAGGTTTCGACAAAAAAGGGTGGGAAAAATGGACAAGGCGCTAAAAAGACCAAAACTTCTAAAATAGTCAAAGGAGAAAAAGTAAAGCTCCCACGCCAGGGCTCTCGGTCTGTGCGGAAGATAAAAGCCTTGCTGGAAGGAAAAGCAGCAAAAAATGGCAGAGGGTCAGGGAGCGGTGCCTCATCCCCCACCCCATCACTTGGAGTGATTGGAGCTCAAGGGGAGTGGCCTAACAATGGGGGACTGTCAAATGATGACCAACGAGAATTTCAGGAACCATCAAACATCCTGTCCAATATAGTTTCTGGCATGGCTGAGGTACAGCGCTTCATGAGGGCCTCCGTGGAACCACTTTGGGGGCCCTGCCTGTCACCAGGTCAACATGCCCTCCAGAGCCAGACGCTGAAGATTCTTGGTAGTGCCGCTGACCTTAAAAAGCGGGGTGGTGCCTCGGGGGGAGGTAAAGGGAAGAAAGGGGGTGGTCGTGGTGCTAAAACACTGCCTAAACTTCTGCCACCAGGATTCTTTCCTCCCCTTGGATTGGACTGCCTCCCACTTCCACACCGTCCAgcccacaaaaaaatgtatcgcCACAAAAGCAGCACTAAGTTTGCGCGTGAGGAACTCTTGGCAGGCAAAAGGGACATAAAAGGAGTAGCATTGACCGCTTTGGTAGAGAAACGGAG CTATAACACTCTATGTGTTAAATCAGTGTCACAGCACCAAGCCCAGC CTGCTATGTCTCTCAGAAAATGGTTGCCTTCTGTTCAGGGGTCAAAAGTCTTGTGTAGTATTTTGTGA